One region of Pagrus major chromosome 7, Pma_NU_1.0 genomic DNA includes:
- the tspan31 gene encoding tetraspanin-31, producing the protein MVCGGFTCSKNALCSLNVVYMLVGLLLIGVAAWGKGFGLVSSIHIIGGVIAVGVFLLLISIVGLIGAMHHHQVMLFFYMVILFIVFLFQFGVSCSCLAMNRGQQEALLNSAWGMMKNETKTDLESQLNCCGLLNVTASRTQFDHDLQNCNALCKKKGFCYTCGDMMLNHATEALKILGGVGLFFSFTEILGVWLAVRYRNQKDPRANPSAFL; encoded by the exons ATGGTCTGTGGCGGTTTCACCTGCTCCAAAAATGCGCTTTGTTCCCTGAATGTGGTTTATATG CTGGTCGGGCTGCTGCTGATCGGAGTGGCAGCATGGGGGAAGGGGTTCGGCTTGGTGTCGAGCATCCACATCATCGGAGGGGTCATCGCGGTGGGCGTCTTCCTGCTGCTCATCTCCATCGTAGGACTCATCGGGGCAATGCACCACCACCAAGTCATGCTCTTCTTT TACATGGTCATCCTTTTCATCGTTTTCCTCTTCCAATTTGGAGTTTCCTGTTCCTGCTTGGCGATGAACCGCGGGCAGCAG GAGGCGCTTCTGAACTCTGCCTGGGGGATGATGAAAAACGAGACCAAGACAGACCTGGAGAGCCAGCTGAACTGCTGCGGGCTGCTCAACGTCACCGCCAGTCGGACACAGTTTGATCACGACTTACAAAACTGCAACGCT TTATGCAAAAAGAAAGGTTTCTGTTACACCTGCGGGGATATGATGCTGAATCATGCAACAGAGGCTCTGAAGATCCTCGGGGGCGTCGGACTGTTCTTCAGCTTCACAGAG ATCCTGGGAGTGTGGCTCGCTGTGCGCTACAGGAACCAGAAGGATCCACGAGCAAACCCAAGTGCTTTCCTATAG